From Kiritimatiellales bacterium, one genomic window encodes:
- a CDS encoding sulfatase-like hydrolase/transferase, whose product MAWLFGLAPVFQCAGASEQPNILLIITDDQDFATIGAYGGNVLTPNIDRLAKEGMLFRRAYCTTSSCAPSRYAIMTGRLASRCESKASYAVNPPGQQAYLTNQAIVLDPDRPTLPRILKSAGYRTGFVGKWHLGPHSSEEVGIHPVSGLGRLGDPEVDKVLRENQQAMKQWLQRVGFDYAASVYWDNVGEPQSYVDGLNAQNMEWTVQGALDFLDAQKSEDEPFFLWMATTLLHNPCGAAKDFAPLSGSERITPGGLLDSVPDVMRPRADIYARLNEAGIPIQIDPEQACLKYGADYCLWLDDGVGAVLDRLDELGVADNTLVIFFSDNATWGKFHTYERGCNVPLIVRWPGRITAGSESDALVANVDFAPTLLDAVGVQPAQNMCEDGVSQLEVWTGRRNSIRNHVLLEFGCSRAITDGEWKYIALRPTPADIAFGKQLGLPVGHWGAAETAARFRNLAKAWRRWHERKYPAYYDSDQLYRLSSDPFEKKNLAFDPAYEPSLLRMQKMLSAGLAGLGRPFGEFKKEEL is encoded by the coding sequence CAGTGTGCCGGGGCATCGGAGCAGCCCAACATACTGCTGATAATCACAGATGATCAGGATTTTGCAACCATTGGAGCGTACGGAGGAAATGTTCTGACCCCGAATATCGATCGACTGGCAAAGGAAGGGATGCTTTTTCGCCGGGCTTATTGTACGACAAGCAGTTGCGCGCCCAGCCGGTATGCGATTATGACCGGCCGGCTGGCCAGCCGGTGCGAATCAAAAGCGTCTTACGCGGTGAATCCGCCGGGGCAGCAGGCCTATCTGACCAATCAGGCCATTGTGCTGGATCCTGACCGGCCGACGCTGCCGCGTATCCTGAAGTCTGCCGGGTATCGTACCGGATTTGTCGGGAAATGGCATTTGGGACCGCATTCATCTGAAGAGGTCGGAATTCATCCGGTGTCCGGTCTCGGGCGGTTGGGCGATCCTGAAGTCGATAAAGTATTGCGCGAGAATCAGCAGGCGATGAAGCAGTGGCTGCAACGGGTTGGATTTGATTATGCGGCATCTGTCTATTGGGATAATGTGGGCGAACCGCAGTCGTATGTGGATGGACTGAATGCTCAAAATATGGAATGGACAGTGCAGGGTGCGCTGGATTTTCTTGATGCGCAAAAGTCAGAGGACGAGCCGTTCTTTTTATGGATGGCCACAACACTGTTGCATAATCCATGCGGCGCAGCGAAAGACTTTGCTCCGCTGTCTGGCAGCGAACGGATCACTCCGGGAGGCCTGCTTGACAGCGTCCCTGATGTGATGCGTCCCCGTGCGGATATTTATGCCCGGCTCAACGAGGCCGGAATTCCCATTCAGATTGATCCGGAACAGGCCTGTCTAAAGTACGGCGCGGATTATTGCCTGTGGCTTGATGACGGAGTCGGCGCAGTGCTTGACCGGCTGGATGAGCTGGGCGTTGCGGACAATACACTGGTAATTTTTTTCAGTGACAATGCCACGTGGGGCAAGTTTCATACCTATGAACGTGGATGTAATGTGCCGTTGATTGTGCGCTGGCCGGGACGGATCACCGCCGGCAGCGAAAGTGATGCGCTGGTGGCCAATGTTGACTTTGCGCCAACACTGCTGGATGCCGTCGGAGTGCAGCCCGCACAGAATATGTGTGAAGACGGGGTGAGCCAGCTGGAGGTTTGGACCGGCCGGCGGAACTCAATCCGCAACCATGTATTGCTGGAATTCGGATGCAGCCGCGCGATCACAGACGGGGAGTGGAAATATATAGCGCTTCGGCCAACCCCGGCAGATATTGCCTTCGGTAAACAACTGGGGCTGCCGGTCGGGCACTGGGGCGCGGCAGAGACCGCCGCCCGGTTTCGTAATCTGGCCAAGGCGTGGCGGCGGTGGCATGAAAGAAAGTATCCGGCTTATTACGATTCAGATCAGCTTTACAGATTGTCTTCCGATCCTTTTGAAAAGAAAAACCTGGCATTTGATCCGGCATATGAGCCGTCGTTGCTGCGTATGCAAAAAATGCTCTCCGCCGGGCTTGCCGGGCTGGGGCGTCCCTTTGGAGAATTTAAGAAGGAGGAGTTGTAA